From the genome of Medicago truncatula cultivar Jemalong A17 chromosome 2, MtrunA17r5.0-ANR, whole genome shotgun sequence:
ttaggtTCATCCttgacattttaatttttattgttttctacATGCAGTATTCAATTACTCCCCTACAAGCCACAACGTGGTGGTAGTGAATAAGTCTGGTTATGATTCATGTGTGGCTCCAAAAGGATCTAAAGTTTATACCTCTGGAGCAGATAGAATTACACTTGCTAAGGGAGGGAACTACTTCTTATGTGGTTTTCCTGGTCATTGCAATCTTGGACAGAAAATTGCAGTCAATGCTAATTAAACTCTTAATGTATAATAATTATCttaaataaagtttaaaataatttatatttttaataattatctattttctttgcaatataatgtatttttttttttggaaagacaAAACAAGTCACAACAAAAGTAGCTAGTGTTGAGACTGAAGAGATACAAAATTCAAATGTTACATAAAAGGCACCAAAAAGTAGAGCGACCaaaccaaaattaaaatgataatcaTATagctcataaaaaaataatcgatGTTTGGATATTTAAGTTTGCACCCctttatgaattaaatttggTTTAGTTGGAGGGTGATAATTAAGTAATCTCCATGCAAACAAGGAGATCTTTGATGCCAATCAAATAGGTCTAAGTAACTCTAAACAGAGGAGATATAACTAcacctgcaaaaaaaaaaattaaacagatGGGGTGCAGATGGATTTGCAACACCCTAATTAGATtagattaaaaaagaaaaattacaagaGAAATGGGGTACACAAAGCCTAACCCAACAAgagtaataaaaaaacatattaaacaaAACACAACCCAAAGGGGTTCACGACACAAAACATAACCCAAAAGGGTTCGCAAACACAAAAACCTATCCGAGGTAAATCGGTATATACCATGTGCACAATCCAGCGAGCCCGTGTACAGGTACAAAactaaatttcaaaagaaatagCCAAAAATCTTGAGAGTAGGGAGTGGATTTGACCGCAAACATGATAATTAACTAATTCGCAAGCACCAACCATTTACAGCGATAATCCGCAACAAATTAATAGCAATTTCTAGCCCAACAGACAATCACTACGGACGAAACCAGATTTCACGAGGAATACGACCACACAAAACACTGATGTTGTGTCTGTTGACAAACCAAACCAGAAAAACTGCAGATCTCAACATATCTTGAAGAATCAGAAATCAAAAGGTAGTGCATCAACATAATGACATGTTCACGTCGGCAAATAAAACAAATCTGACCCCAACAACACAGAACCAAATTGCACTAACAAAGCTGCGATTTCTAACTACcagtgtttttggtaaacaagaTTGCTAGTTCTAAAAGGTTACTTGCAGGATCAAATTAGAAATCCTAGGACATATTGTGCAATATTTTTCCAGAAATTGtttgaatgttcatcatattgtTAAGTTTTAATGTGAATAAGATGAAGGTAACTGTCTGATTCGACTGAATCAAACAAGATCTTAGTAATTTGCTAATAAACTTGACTTTAAAgataaagatgaagaagttAAAGAAAACTAAATTGCATTGCATTTAATAAAGATAGTTCATCAAATTATGTTCCATACGTTATGTTACTCCTTTCTCTTTATGCACGATAATTTGAGTATGATAAACCTTGCTAATGATTTGTGACCctttttcatatgaaaaactACTATATGTACATAAGAAAAATAACTAACAGACCAATGATCTAAATCTATTTGACAAACTTGGCTTCTGCTTCCACGTGTTTTGGACCTTTAATCTTATTGATGTAGTaaatccgcaagtgcacggtttaccGATGTAGTAATAAAATAGTATCGTTTTGACatggagttatgaattcaattaactttcaaCAATGATTAGCAAAGAGTTTGAgttgaaaagtttggatttttaattgaaataaagtaaaaataataaaaagtgtcttgggattattggttcgtcatggtgacaaatccttcacaaatcAAACCTAAACCTAGAACTTTATGTTGGACCtattttctaaagacaagtttctctttagcttatcacatctcctttcggttTTAGTGAGTGTATTTCTCTAGCAATcacgcctattctcatggttgattaaTATTGAAATCCTTGAACCTCGAAACTttattgtctcaaggtttgctagactattctcatgtttcacaatccttgtctaatttcacttgttccaatatcaatACTTCTTCTTTCGATGCCTCGCTTTGATATTTGTGATTATCAATTAACAAGTACTAACCCTCCGCTGTCGCATTATGAATTTGATActtgttaattcattataaaaacgatgaaattagattagaaaatagatttacataaaattagggttcgaggcttggtttgataggaattaggtcattagactcatccaacaatcccgagacaaagaagtctactcactcacgttcattgtagacataaagaagaagaagaagaagaagaagaagaagaagaagaacataaaataaaataaagaaaataatgatgaacttttattcaaagaaacaattgtcacttccaagaacaaaagatgattgaatatgttTGTTAGctgctctatttatagtctacAACTACTTAAGCCCCAAGAAATACATCAATaggaatgttccacaagaaaccatgGACTTTAGGtcagaaataaactaaaataggCAGCTTGTCAAAGaagcaaaaacaacaaaaggagtaaaatagttctaaatcatatttttgtatatcttcatatttttgttttcaatcagctccaaatcATATTTTAGATCCTTTTATCCTTTAATCTTgctccaaacccctttcttttactccaagactcaatcatttcatatatttgttcctgaaattaaataacttgtaattgaagtaaaatagttctaaaaagaaaataaaaacacataaaatgtaaataaaaggGACTCAAATAAtctattaaaaacactaattaatgaCTCATCGTTTGTCTCTTTAGAGGGGATTTGAATCCCGCCAGTCGAACTCAAAGACTGGTCGAAAtttcttccattgaatcttCGTAAATTCAGTTACATTCAGCACACTTGCAGAAACTTCACTTTAACTTGACAAACTTCCTGTCGATAACTAGCATTAAAAATATAGGCTAACACTGCCAGAACAACCATATGTCGGTTGCACTTCTGTTGAAGGAGATGTTGAGAGAAACCAGAGAGCAAATATGGGTCAGATCAAACCCGAAAGAAAGACCCACACCCGGATTCTTTGAGAGAACCCGAAACATCTTCGACCATGGCTAGATACAAACGAAAGCCAGTTGAACGAACAAAGATGAACCGAGAATGATGCACATAAATGTTTTAAGGTTGCAAAACCCAAACACGTTTTAGACAAAACCAACTGCGGGAGGAAACAACTCGGCATCGAAGCTGGAAAAATGGTGGTGCCGAGCGCCGACGCCACTCATCGCACCATCAGTTGCGGCTTTTACATCTTAAAAGTACATTTTAGAAGATGAGAGATAAAAGAGAAGTTAAAGAATAGATGATAGGAGTCCGGATCTGCTCCATTTGTAAATCAGTCCAGTTACCCGGTTCTTTTCACAGATACATGACACGTGGCAATTACAAGTTCAATGGCTTGGATTAAAACTGAAAACCAATAttgtttaattgaaaaaatagaggattACTTGAGAACACCACCGTCTCGCCGCCGCACCTTTGAAACTGTAAACTAGTAATGTTTAATTAAAGTAAAGAACATATAACAATTCTTCCAAACTCCCCAATTCGTGAACAAGGCAATTATTTTCAACTAGAAACTGAAATCGTATTACTAATTAGACAGAAAGGATTGTGATTCCGGCGACATGTATCCCCTTTCACCTTCAAATTTCACATCGGTGCCTCTTAATTCCTTTTCCGTGATTTATCCCAAATATTAGGTACCGATTTCGTTTTCCTCAAAAACTTCACAGCCGAGTAACAAGAATCATGCCTGatatgatataattgaaattaaaattcaagCTGGTTTTATTATTAACGCAGGAAAAAGAAATAGAATCAGAACCAATATTAAAATGGAGAATGCTTTTATTATGAACtcagaaaagaagaaaaaagcacAATCAGAAGCAAAATAAGGGTAAGCAAATAAGAGAGAAGAtgacgagagagagagagagagagagagagagagagagagagagagagagaggattgCAGAGGAGCACATATCTAACTTTTTAATCTAAACCATTAAACTATTTGTGGCCACGTGTCATGTATCTGTGAAAAGAACGAGTAACTGGACTGATTTACAAATGGAGCAGATCCGAACTCAGATGATAGAAAGATAAGTCTTTTCCACATCATATGATTACGTTCGTGGAGGGAACATGTGGAAGACAAAAACAACaccttcaaaatttgaatataaCACAAAATTTGCAATATAATGTCATATGTTAATTTCTCGTACATTAGTTGTTCTACATCTCATATTTCCttgaaataaatatgaatttagagaaaaaaaaattcatatttaatttatattttgttaaaaaaaattcaattttgttcGGTAGAAATAGTCATAATATTTCatccatttcaaaaaaaaaaaattcattaaaataaaatatatgaaaaatcaactaaaaaataGGGGACAAATAAACGGATCAAAacttttgagggactaaaagtccAACAAAATCTTTAGATAAAGTAAATcgaaaaatgatatatttagagggatcaaaatcatatttaatcattagaaaaacactaataattttttaatttgaaaaaagtgactcaaaattaaaaaattgaaacaaatttatttttgccaaaattgtttttccaaaacaaaGGATTGGAATTAAGAAGAATCGTTGTGTTTGTGTTGGGTAAGAAGCAAATGGAGAGAAGGAAAGCGAAGGCAGTATTCATGGCTTTTGGAACTAAAGGCGACGTCTACCCTCTTGCTGTATGTAATCTAACTGcttcttacttttgaaatttttgtacttcaatttttgttaattttttttctcttacttTAACTGTATGTTATAGAGTTAAATGGTGTGAGTGTACTTGACCAAAATAAAGGGTGTGAgtgtaaattagttttacacTGACATATAACAATAACTTGTTACTTTGTCATTTCATATAATTAAAGTCAGATTGTGTGGCAAGACTATAGCATAAGCGTAGCGAATATGAGAATGTTGCGTTGTACGTGTGGCAATATTAGACGGGCTAGGATAACAAAATGACAACGTTAAAAGAGAGAGTTGGAGTAACACCTATAGCAGAAAAAGAGAGTAGATCAGCCGGCAGACCTAGTAAaattagagattaatgagtCGGGTAGAGGTATCATATATGATTGAACAATATGACatcgtttgatccatgtagccgacctcaCTTAGCGGGATAAAACTTGGTTGTAATTGTTGATGTGgcaacccacttgggttggtctgATGGTATTGGCTTGAGacttgggagtgtgctcctcctcgaggtCTCAAGTTTGATTCTCCCCGGTGCCAATTTAAGtaggctaatttagcttcttaaaaaaaaataaaaaaaattgttgatgtgGCAAAACGATGAACTCTCATTGAATAACAGTGTAAAAATAAGATTGGTTTGGCTTGAAAAAtctgat
Proteins encoded in this window:
- the LOC25486556 gene encoding basic blue protein, translating into MDQGRVSSTSIILMSLLCMLVFHSNMSFAEEHIVGDGKGWSFGVQNWPAGKTFKAGDTLVFNYSPTSHNVVVVNKSGYDSCVAPKGSKVYTSGADRITLAKGGNYFLCGFPGHCNLGQKIAVNAN